The following are encoded in a window of Longimicrobium sp. genomic DNA:
- a CDS encoding prephenate dehydrogenase — MIESAAIIGLGLIGGSLARDLAAKGVRVFAGGRDEAAVRAAAEQGIARPLTWNEPVDVVVLAVPVVAARELLRELVGRMEGVRLITDVGSTKRSIVDAAEQMGIGDRFVGSHPLAGDHRSGWDASRTGLFEGARVYLSPTRSTEADALELARELWTMIGAVPEVMEAAEHDRRLAWASHLPQAASTALARALAEAGIARSDLGCGGRDVTRVAGSSPEMWADILADNADEVLPALDALELELRALRRAVASGDRDLLRQLLASGRNWHGEQP, encoded by the coding sequence ATGATCGAGTCCGCCGCCATCATCGGCCTGGGCCTGATCGGCGGCTCGCTGGCCCGCGACCTGGCGGCAAAGGGCGTCCGCGTGTTCGCGGGCGGCCGTGACGAGGCGGCGGTGCGGGCGGCGGCGGAGCAGGGGATTGCCCGGCCGCTGACGTGGAACGAGCCGGTGGACGTGGTCGTGCTCGCGGTTCCCGTCGTCGCCGCGCGCGAGCTGCTGCGGGAATTGGTGGGCCGGATGGAGGGCGTGCGGCTGATCACCGACGTGGGAAGCACCAAGCGGTCGATCGTGGACGCGGCGGAGCAGATGGGGATCGGCGATCGTTTCGTGGGATCGCACCCGCTGGCCGGCGATCACCGGAGCGGATGGGATGCGTCGCGCACCGGCCTGTTCGAGGGCGCTCGCGTGTACCTGTCGCCGACCCGATCCACCGAGGCCGATGCCTTGGAACTCGCACGCGAGCTGTGGACGATGATCGGCGCCGTGCCGGAGGTGATGGAGGCGGCCGAGCACGACCGGCGCCTCGCCTGGGCCAGCCACCTGCCCCAGGCCGCCTCGACCGCGCTGGCACGCGCGCTGGCGGAAGCGGGCATCGCGCGATCCGATCTCGGCTGCGGAGGCCGCGACGTAACGCGCGTGGCCGGCAGCTCGCCCGAGATGTGGGCCGACATCCTGGCGGACAACGCCGACGAGGTTCTTCCCGCGCTCGACGCGCTAGAATTGGAGTTGCGCGCCCTCCGCCGGGCCGTCGCGAGCGGCGACCGCGACCTGCTGCGGCAGCTTCTGGCGAGCGGACGGAACTGGCACGGCGAGCAACCGTGA
- a CDS encoding chorismate mutase has translation MSASTESDWSPKAELDRLRDEIVEVDRAIVGLIAQRVELARRVGPLKRELGMPTLDPPREAAIVRRAGALAREAGLVEDDVRYIFWHLVGLSRRVQLEQE, from the coding sequence ATGAGCGCGTCCACGGAATCCGACTGGTCGCCCAAGGCCGAGCTGGACCGCCTTCGCGACGAAATCGTGGAGGTGGACCGCGCTATCGTGGGGCTGATCGCGCAGCGGGTGGAGCTGGCGCGGCGGGTGGGCCCGCTGAAGCGCGAGCTGGGGATGCCCACGCTCGATCCGCCCCGCGAGGCCGCCATCGTCCGCCGCGCCGGCGCCCTGGCCCGTGAAGCCGGACTGGTGGAAGACGACGTGCGCTACATCTTCTGGCACCTGGTGGGCCTCAGCCGCCGCGTGCAGCTGGAGCAGGAATGA